One genomic segment of Bradyrhizobium prioriisuperbiae includes these proteins:
- a CDS encoding aspartate/glutamate racemase family protein translates to MTAQPIASPSRIARGGKAIYGAPLGILMLEAKFPRIPGDMGNGTTWPFPVLYRVVDGASPEKVVLKGAAGLLPDFIDAARDLVRLGAEAITTNCGFLSLFQKEIAAAVGVPVATSSLMQVPWVQATLPPGKRVGLVTVSGSTLTPAHLEGAGVPLDTPLVGTEGGKEFFRVLIKAEKEDMDVALAEQDVVNAGRELVAKNPDVGAIVLECTNMPPYAAALQAAVGLPVYDIYSMITWFHAGLRPRVFD, encoded by the coding sequence ATGACCGCTCAGCCCATCGCATCCCCCTCTCGCATCGCCCGCGGCGGCAAGGCCATCTATGGCGCACCGCTCGGCATCTTGATGCTGGAGGCGAAGTTTCCGCGGATTCCCGGCGACATGGGCAACGGCACGACGTGGCCGTTTCCCGTGCTCTATCGCGTGGTCGACGGCGCCAGCCCGGAAAAGGTGGTGCTGAAAGGGGCTGCCGGCCTGCTGCCGGACTTCATCGACGCCGCCAGGGACTTGGTCCGGCTGGGCGCCGAGGCCATCACCACCAATTGCGGTTTCCTGTCGCTATTCCAGAAAGAGATTGCGGCTGCGGTCGGCGTGCCGGTCGCGACATCATCGCTGATGCAGGTGCCATGGGTGCAGGCAACGCTGCCGCCCGGTAAACGCGTCGGCCTTGTCACCGTCTCCGGCTCGACCCTGACGCCGGCCCATCTCGAAGGCGCCGGCGTGCCGCTCGATACGCCGCTGGTCGGCACGGAAGGTGGCAAGGAATTCTTCCGCGTCCTGATCAAGGCCGAGAAGGAAGACATGGATGTCGCGCTGGCCGAGCAGGACGTGGTCAATGCCGGCAGGGAACTGGTGGCGAAAAACCCCGACGTCGGCGCCATCGTGCTGGAATGCACCAACATGCCGCCCTACGCCGCCGCGCTGCAGGCCGCGGTCGGCCTGCCGGTCTACGACATTTATTCAATGATCACCTGGTTTCATGCGGGCCTGCGCCCGCGTGTGTTCGACTGA
- the flgK gene encoding flagellar hook-associated protein FlgK, with translation MSLDIARSIAFSGLMTTQVQISVASANIANADTKGYTEKTANQSSVVTGGVGTGVVVTGITSSVNKLLLKSLIGATSDLGSADTTNSYLNQLQALYGSTSSSSNSSTGTSLANSLASLESAISALQGTPSSSSLQANVVSSLDAVASQLRETSSGIQTLRANADHDISSAVTDVNQQLQQIATLNAQIKQAAASGQPTGDLEDQRNTALQDIGSQMNVSYFTNSSGDLQVYTTSGQALVDTSAHLLSYTPAAKVTSGTTFNGIMVNGVDVTSQMTSGNIGALVNLRDNTLPAAQSQLDELASQLASTLNSVHNQGTAIPPPSTLTGTTSVSATTTLSPMTGTVRLAVTNSQGVLESYTDLDLSTVAGSPPTVSDLVDAINGTTSTSGVSASIDGNGHLVLNTSTSGGGVAINEMTSSIGSGAQGFSDYFGLNDLVTGTSAATFAVSSSILNNTGLLAVSTLDSSSTLNVGDTVLSAGSATVSDALYSALTGSTSFAAAGGLGGSSQSFTDYAAAIVANAASKASQASSAYTAKNTAQSTFANALSSQSGVNLDEETANLSMLQNKYSAASQLIQIINEMFSSLLTAVQSAGT, from the coding sequence ATGTCGCTTGATATCGCACGAAGCATCGCATTCAGCGGGCTGATGACGACGCAGGTTCAGATCAGCGTCGCATCGGCGAACATCGCCAATGCCGATACCAAGGGCTACACCGAGAAGACCGCGAACCAGTCGTCGGTCGTGACGGGGGGCGTCGGCACCGGCGTGGTGGTGACCGGCATCACCAGCAGTGTCAACAAGCTGCTCCTGAAGTCGCTGATCGGCGCGACCTCGGATCTTGGCTCCGCCGACACAACGAACAGTTATCTGAATCAACTGCAGGCGCTCTACGGCAGCACCTCCAGCAGCTCCAACAGCTCGACAGGAACGTCGCTGGCGAACTCGCTGGCATCGCTGGAATCGGCGATCTCGGCGCTCCAGGGCACGCCCAGCAGTTCGTCGCTACAGGCCAACGTCGTCAGCTCGCTCGACGCGGTCGCTTCGCAACTGCGCGAGACCTCGAGCGGCATCCAGACCCTGCGCGCAAACGCCGACCATGACATTTCCTCGGCGGTGACCGACGTCAATCAGCAACTGCAGCAGATCGCGACCCTCAACGCCCAGATCAAGCAGGCCGCGGCCTCCGGTCAGCCGACTGGTGATCTGGAGGACCAGCGCAACACCGCGCTGCAGGATATCGGCTCGCAGATGAATGTGAGCTACTTCACCAATTCGAGCGGTGATCTCCAGGTCTATACCACCTCGGGACAGGCGCTGGTCGACACCTCGGCGCATCTGCTGAGCTATACGCCGGCGGCCAAGGTGACCTCCGGTACTACCTTCAACGGCATCATGGTCAACGGCGTCGACGTGACGTCGCAGATGACCTCCGGCAATATCGGCGCGCTGGTTAACCTGCGCGACAACACCCTGCCGGCGGCGCAGAGCCAGCTCGACGAGCTCGCCAGTCAGCTGGCATCCACCCTGAATTCGGTTCACAACCAGGGAACGGCGATACCGCCGCCCTCGACCCTGACGGGCACCACCAGCGTCAGCGCAACGACGACGCTGTCCCCCATGACAGGAACCGTGCGGCTTGCGGTGACGAACAGCCAGGGCGTACTCGAATCCTACACCGATTTGGACCTGTCGACCGTGGCCGGCAGTCCTCCGACCGTCAGTGATCTGGTCGATGCGATCAATGGGACGACCAGCACGTCGGGTGTGTCTGCGTCGATCGACGGCAACGGCCATCTTGTTCTCAACACCTCCACGTCCGGTGGTGGCGTTGCCATCAACGAGATGACCAGCTCGATCGGCAGCGGTGCGCAGGGTTTTTCCGATTATTTCGGCCTGAACGACCTTGTCACTGGGACCAGTGCTGCGACTTTCGCGGTGAGCAGCAGCATTCTGAACAACACCGGACTGCTCGCCGTTTCCACGCTCGATTCGTCGTCGACACTGAACGTAGGGGATACGGTGTTGAGCGCAGGCTCGGCCACCGTGTCGGATGCGCTCTATAGCGCGCTGACGGGATCGACCAGTTTTGCGGCCGCGGGCGGCCTGGGCGGGTCGAGCCAGTCATTCACCGACTATGCGGCGGCGATTGTGGCGAACGCGGCCTCGAAGGCGTCGCAAGCGTCCAGCGCCTACACCGCGAAGAATACCGCGCAGTCGACCTTCGCCAACGCGCTCTCGTCGCAGTCCGGCGTCAATCTTGACGAGGAGACGGCAAACCTGAGCATGCTGCAGAACAAGTACAGCGCGGCGTCGCAGCTGATCCAGATCATCAACGAGATGTTCTCCTCGCTGCTCACCGCGGTCCAGAGCGCCGGAACATAA
- a CDS encoding flagellar protein FlgN, with the protein MSSVRHIKSSLPAATDDRVRSLIALIDDLIAVVIDENVELAKGLPASRLKQVDEKNRLADLFEQRVAECSARAVSLDVQDRQLREDLMERILRLRSSMDENVMRLRAAIDASNRRIDAVMQAIREQISNVSPYGASGRLAGHAMSCGTNVRA; encoded by the coding sequence ATGAGTTCGGTGCGCCACATCAAGTCCAGCCTTCCCGCCGCGACCGATGATCGCGTCAGGTCGCTGATCGCGCTGATCGACGATCTGATCGCGGTCGTCATCGACGAGAATGTCGAGCTCGCCAAGGGATTGCCGGCCTCCCGGCTGAAGCAGGTCGACGAGAAGAACCGCCTGGCCGATCTGTTCGAGCAGCGGGTGGCGGAATGCTCCGCAAGGGCCGTGAGCCTGGATGTTCAGGACCGCCAGCTCAGGGAAGACCTGATGGAGCGGATCCTGCGGCTGCGATCCTCGATGGACGAGAACGTGATGCGGCTGCGCGCCGCCATCGATGCCAGCAACCGGCGGATCGATGCGGTGATGCAGGCGATCCGCGAGCAGATATCGAACGTTTCGCCCTATGGCGCGAGCGGGCGGTTGGCGGGGCATGCGATGTCCTGCGGCACCAACGTGCGGGCGTGA
- a CDS encoding GntR family transcriptional regulator, which produces MAENVELSSDSVVDRVYEQLKAMAVSYELKPGERLNEGELAKRLGVSRTPLREALNRLNTEGFLRFTPGKGFFCRELDAHEIFDLYELRKSIEVASIRLAIKRAKDEDIDALLAFLDATGPDPGERSSVELVELDETFHERLMAMSNNAEMLRVLRNVNARIRFVRWIDMDRINRSNTQAEHRAVLLGVRDRDEAACVAVLEKHIDRRLDTITSAIKEGYAQIYMPAAARAATI; this is translated from the coding sequence ATGGCAGAGAACGTGGAATTGAGCTCCGACAGCGTCGTCGACCGGGTTTATGAACAACTCAAGGCGATGGCGGTCAGCTATGAGCTGAAGCCGGGCGAACGGCTCAACGAGGGCGAGCTCGCCAAGCGCCTCGGCGTCAGCCGCACACCCCTGCGCGAGGCACTGAACCGGCTGAACACCGAAGGCTTCCTGCGCTTTACCCCGGGCAAGGGCTTCTTCTGCCGTGAGCTCGACGCCCACGAGATTTTCGATCTCTACGAACTGCGCAAGTCGATCGAGGTGGCCTCGATCCGCCTCGCCATCAAGCGCGCCAAGGACGAGGATATCGACGCGCTGCTCGCCTTCCTCGACGCCACCGGCCCCGATCCCGGCGAGCGCAGCTCGGTGGAGCTGGTCGAGCTGGATGAGACGTTCCATGAGCGGCTGATGGCGATGTCAAACAACGCCGAAATGCTGCGCGTGCTGCGCAACGTCAACGCTCGCATCCGCTTCGTGCGCTGGATCGACATGGACCGCATCAACCGCTCCAACACCCAGGCCGAGCACCGCGCCGTGCTGCTGGGAGTCAGGGACCGCGACGAGGCCGCCTGTGTCGCCGTACTGGAGAAGCACATCGACCGCCGGCTGGACACCATCACCTCGGCGATCAAAGAGGGCTATGCCCAAATCTACATGCCTGCGGCGGCGCGGGCTGCAACGATCTGA
- a CDS encoding FAD-binding oxidoreductase, protein MTTATSRHVAIIGAGAVGVVSAIEALRDGHRVTLIDPGEPGGEQAASYGNAGWLSSHSVIPPSEPGVWKKVPGYLMDPLGPLAIRWSYLPKVLPWLVQYLLSGWTEARVEKTAWALRDLLKDAPKLHKVLADEAGVSELIERNGVMHVYPSRAPFDGDLGWRIRKRVGIQWLELNADEMRQREPDLDPRYTFGVLVEEAGRCRNPGGYVAALAAHAMAQGAEIVKAHAKGFRIDNGKLVSVITDSGEISCDAAVIAAGARSKALAASIGDPLPLETERGYHVMITDPGTGPRTSMMASDAKMVINWTDKGLRAAGQVEFAGVDAAPNWKRAEILRENLIGMFPKLPKSISPDRIKVWLGHRPSMPDGRPCIGHARATRDIVYAFGHGHVGLVGSARTGRLVAQLVSGRDPEIPLAPFAPTRFL, encoded by the coding sequence ATGACCACAGCCACCAGCCGCCATGTTGCGATCATCGGCGCCGGCGCCGTCGGCGTGGTCAGCGCCATCGAGGCGCTGCGCGACGGCCATCGTGTCACTCTGATCGATCCGGGCGAGCCCGGCGGTGAGCAGGCGGCGAGTTACGGCAATGCCGGCTGGCTGTCGTCGCATTCGGTGATCCCGCCGTCCGAGCCAGGGGTGTGGAAGAAGGTTCCCGGCTATCTGATGGATCCGCTGGGACCGCTGGCGATCCGCTGGTCTTATCTGCCGAAGGTGCTGCCCTGGTTGGTGCAGTACCTGCTGTCCGGCTGGACCGAGGCGCGGGTGGAAAAGACAGCCTGGGCCTTGCGCGACCTGCTGAAGGACGCACCGAAGCTGCACAAGGTTCTCGCCGACGAAGCCGGCGTCAGTGAATTGATCGAGCGCAACGGCGTGATGCACGTGTATCCGTCACGCGCGCCGTTCGACGGCGACCTCGGCTGGCGCATCCGCAAGCGCGTCGGCATTCAATGGCTGGAGCTCAATGCCGATGAAATGCGCCAGCGCGAGCCGGATCTCGATCCGCGCTACACTTTCGGTGTGCTGGTGGAAGAAGCCGGCCGCTGCCGCAATCCCGGCGGCTATGTCGCGGCGCTGGCGGCGCATGCGATGGCGCAGGGCGCCGAGATCGTCAAGGCGCACGCGAAGGGCTTCAGGATCGACAACGGCAAACTGGTCTCGGTCATCACCGACAGCGGCGAGATCAGCTGCGATGCAGCTGTGATCGCGGCCGGCGCCCGCTCCAAAGCGCTGGCTGCCTCGATCGGCGACCCGCTGCCGCTGGAAACCGAACGCGGTTATCATGTAATGATCACCGATCCCGGCACCGGCCCGCGCACCTCAATGATGGCCTCCGACGCCAAGATGGTGATCAACTGGACCGACAAGGGCCTGCGCGCCGCCGGCCAAGTGGAATTCGCCGGTGTCGATGCCGCGCCGAACTGGAAACGCGCCGAGATCCTGCGCGAGAACCTGATCGGCATGTTTCCCAAACTGCCGAAATCGATTTCCCCTGATCGCATCAAGGTCTGGCTCGGGCACCGGCCCAGCATGCCCGACGGCCGCCCCTGCATCGGCCATGCTCGCGCCACGCGCGACATCGTCTATGCCTTCGGCCACGGCCATGTCGGCCTGGTCGGCTCGGCGCGTACCGGCCGGCTGGTCGCGCAGCTTGTGAGCGGCCGCGATCCGGAGATTCCGCTCGCACCGTTCGCCCCCACGCGTTTCCTCTGA
- a CDS encoding thiamine pyrophosphate-binding protein: MSTTKSNTRTGGQILIDQLVAQGVERVTCVPGESYLAALDALHDTSIDVMICRAEGGAAMMAEAYGKLTGRPGICFVTRGPGATNASHGVHIAMQDSTPMILFVGQVDTAMREREAFQELDYRAVFGSMAKWVVEIDQPDRIPELVARAFRVAMQGRPGPVVIALPENMLTESAAVADAPRVEPAVSWPAPSDVERLGALLAKAKAPIVVLGGSGWNAEATAAIARFAERFDLPVATSFRRASLFDADHSHYAGDVGIGPDPRLKARVTGADLILLIGGRLSEMPSSSYTLLDIPVPAQKLVHVHSGAEELGRVYQPELAIQASPIAFAGALDTLKPTAKPAWAGEAAKAHADYIDWTQTPRELPGAFQYGQVMTWLRDRLPKDAIVCNGAGNYAGWIHRHHRFHSFAAQLAPTSGSMGYGVPAAVLAKRQHPDRVVVAFAGDGCFLMNGQEFATAVQYDAPLIVIVVDNAQYGTIRMHQERDYPGRVVGTQLKNPDFAAYAKAFGGHGEKVERTEEFAPAFERALASGKPAILHCFLDPRAQSVGKDFVPRDKA; encoded by the coding sequence ATGAGCACGACCAAGAGCAATACCCGCACCGGCGGCCAGATCCTGATCGACCAGCTCGTCGCCCAGGGTGTCGAGCGGGTGACCTGCGTGCCCGGCGAGAGCTATCTCGCCGCGCTGGATGCGCTGCACGACACCTCCATCGATGTGATGATCTGCCGCGCCGAAGGCGGCGCGGCGATGATGGCGGAAGCCTATGGCAAGCTGACCGGGCGCCCCGGCATCTGTTTCGTCACCCGCGGCCCCGGCGCCACCAATGCCAGCCACGGCGTGCATATCGCGATGCAGGATTCGACCCCGATGATCCTGTTCGTCGGCCAGGTCGACACCGCGATGCGCGAGCGCGAAGCGTTCCAGGAGCTCGACTACCGGGCGGTGTTCGGCAGCATGGCGAAATGGGTGGTCGAGATCGACCAGCCCGACCGCATTCCCGAACTGGTGGCCCGCGCCTTCCGCGTCGCCATGCAGGGTCGGCCCGGCCCCGTGGTGATCGCGCTGCCGGAAAACATGCTGACCGAGAGCGCCGCTGTCGCCGACGCGCCGCGGGTGGAGCCGGCGGTGAGCTGGCCCGCGCCCTCCGACGTCGAGCGCCTCGGCGCACTGCTGGCGAAAGCCAAGGCGCCGATCGTGGTGCTCGGCGGCTCGGGCTGGAATGCGGAGGCCACCGCCGCCATCGCGCGCTTTGCCGAACGTTTCGACCTGCCAGTCGCGACCTCGTTCCGCCGCGCCTCGCTGTTCGACGCCGATCATTCGCATTATGCCGGCGACGTCGGCATCGGTCCGGATCCGCGGCTGAAGGCCCGGGTCACCGGCGCCGACCTGATTCTCCTGATCGGCGGCCGGTTGTCGGAGATGCCGTCCTCGTCCTACACCCTGCTCGACATTCCGGTGCCGGCGCAGAAGCTCGTGCATGTGCATTCGGGCGCCGAGGAATTGGGACGCGTCTATCAGCCGGAGCTGGCCATTCAGGCCAGCCCGATTGCCTTCGCCGGGGCGCTCGACACGCTGAAGCCCACGGCCAAGCCGGCTTGGGCCGGTGAAGCGGCCAAGGCGCATGCCGACTATATCGACTGGACCCAGACGCCGCGCGAACTGCCGGGCGCGTTCCAGTACGGCCAGGTGATGACCTGGCTGCGCGACCGGTTGCCGAAGGATGCCATCGTCTGCAACGGCGCAGGCAATTATGCCGGATGGATTCACCGCCATCATCGTTTCCACAGCTTTGCCGCCCAGCTTGCGCCGACCTCCGGCTCGATGGGTTATGGCGTGCCGGCCGCGGTGCTCGCCAAACGGCAACATCCGGATCGCGTGGTGGTCGCATTCGCCGGCGACGGCTGCTTCCTGATGAACGGCCAGGAGTTCGCCACCGCCGTACAATACGACGCGCCGCTCATCGTGATCGTGGTCGACAACGCGCAGTACGGCACCATCCGCATGCACCAGGAGCGCGATTATCCCGGACGCGTGGTTGGAACGCAGCTGAAGAATCCCGACTTCGCAGCCTATGCCAAGGCGTTCGGCGGCCATGGCGAAAAGGTCGAGCGCACCGAGGAGTTCGCGCCGGCGTTCGAGCGCGCGCTCGCTTCGGGCAAACCGGCAATCCTGCATTGCTTCCTCGATCCGCGCGCGCAATCGGTCGGCAAGGATTTCGTGCCGCGCGACAAGGCCTGA
- a CDS encoding flagellar hook assembly protein FlgD, which yields MTVSAAASSSSTATTSSSSSSSALSSTDFLNLLVSELQNQDPLNATSTTDFINQLTSYANFNEQQSINTSLTSLASSFSSLVTLNSVNYIGHTVEAKTDTATLTGGSATYGYSLNSSAANVKLSIQDSSGNTVWSGTGTGNAGSNSFTWNGQTTDGTQLSDGGQYTMSVTATDSAGNSVYGYTTITGTVTGIDASSSTPALTVDGVSVSASNIIAVKS from the coding sequence ATGACCGTTTCCGCAGCCGCTTCGAGCTCGAGCACAGCGACGACATCCTCGTCGTCGAGTTCGTCCGCGCTCTCATCGACCGATTTCCTCAATCTGCTGGTCAGCGAGTTGCAGAACCAGGATCCGCTCAATGCGACGAGCACTACCGATTTCATCAATCAGCTGACGTCCTACGCGAACTTCAACGAGCAGCAGTCGATCAACACCAGCTTGACCTCGCTGGCGAGCTCGTTCAGCAGCCTCGTCACCCTGAACTCGGTCAATTACATCGGCCACACCGTGGAAGCCAAGACCGATACGGCAACCTTGACCGGCGGGTCGGCGACATACGGATATTCGCTGAATTCGTCCGCGGCGAACGTCAAGCTCAGCATCCAGGATTCCTCGGGCAACACGGTCTGGAGCGGCACCGGCACCGGCAATGCCGGTTCGAACAGCTTCACCTGGAACGGCCAGACCACCGACGGAACGCAGCTCAGCGACGGCGGCCAGTACACCATGAGCGTGACCGCGACCGATTCCGCCGGCAACTCCGTCTACGGCTACACCACCATCACCGGGACGGTGACCGGCATCGATGCGTCGAGCAGCACGCCGGCGCTGACCGTCGACGGCGTCTCCGTCAGCGCAAGCAACATCATTGCGGTCAAATCCTAA
- a CDS encoding flagellin, producing the protein MAMRVATFAINDQMITAALRTQATMANQQIQEASGLISSDFAGLGATAQHVINLQVSVARSQSYIDASSLADSKVQVMYSAVGSMADVITNFRSLLTGASLSSATGSASTIQSAQAMMEQIAGLMNTQYNGEYVFSGGRTDTAPVDLSDSTYAANTASASTPDTSYYQGDSQAASVRVSDSQTISYGVTADNTGFEEALRALKLVANSSSLDSTTISQALALASTALDDTSVVQTKLANAASAIETASSGQTEYQSYLKTLGTSLTSVDVAAVTAQLSTYQAQLTASYSAIAKIQGLNLASYLR; encoded by the coding sequence ATGGCCATGCGTGTTGCGACCTTCGCCATCAACGATCAGATGATCACCGCTGCGTTGCGGACGCAGGCGACCATGGCGAACCAGCAGATCCAGGAAGCCTCGGGCCTGATCTCCTCGGATTTCGCTGGTCTCGGTGCGACGGCGCAGCACGTGATCAACTTGCAGGTCTCGGTGGCGCGATCACAGTCCTATATCGACGCGTCCTCGCTCGCCGACAGCAAGGTGCAGGTGATGTATTCGGCGGTGGGATCGATGGCCGACGTCATCACCAATTTCCGCAGCCTGCTGACCGGCGCCTCGCTGAGCAGTGCCACGGGTTCGGCGTCCACCATTCAGTCCGCCCAGGCCATGATGGAGCAGATCGCGGGGCTGATGAACACCCAGTACAACGGCGAGTATGTGTTCAGCGGCGGGCGCACCGACACCGCGCCGGTCGATCTCAGCGACTCGACCTACGCGGCCAACACCGCCTCGGCGTCGACACCGGACACCAGCTACTATCAGGGCGACTCTCAGGCTGCGTCGGTCCGGGTCTCCGACTCCCAGACGATCTCCTACGGAGTGACCGCGGACAACACCGGATTCGAGGAGGCTCTGCGCGCGCTCAAGCTGGTGGCGAACAGTTCGTCGCTGGACTCCACGACGATAAGTCAGGCCCTCGCGCTGGCGTCGACCGCGCTTGATGATACGAGCGTGGTGCAGACCAAGCTCGCCAATGCCGCCTCCGCCATCGAGACGGCGAGTTCCGGGCAGACCGAGTACCAGTCGTATCTCAAGACGCTGGGCACGAGCCTCACCAGTGTCGACGTCGCGGCGGTGACGGCGCAGCTTTCGACCTACCAGGCGCAGCTGACCGCGTCCTATTCCGCGATCGCCAAGATCCAGGGCCTGAATCTCGCGAGTTATCTGCGCTAA
- a CDS encoding pyridoxal phosphate-dependent aminotransferase, which translates to MASPATGFRSARRISAIGVSEILKIGAIANRLKREGRPVILLGAGEPDFDTPDHVKAAAEQAIRAGQTKYTILDGSPELKTAIAEKFRRDNGLDYAANEITAGTGAKQVIHNAFMATLDPGDEVILAAPYWTSYADMVLIADGTPVNVTCTEANGFRLDAADFERAITPRTRWLLLNSPSNPTGSAYSEAHLRPILEVLKRHPHVWLIADDIYEHLIYDDMPFVTAAQLEPSLKSRTLTVNGVSKAYAMTGWRVGYGGGPRELISAMAVVQSQSTTNPSSISQAAAIAALSGPQDGLIERRRAFQRRRDLVVDALNAIDGIVCRRPEGAFYTYASCAGLLGRKTPDGTIINSDSDFCRYLLERHDVAVVPGSCFGLAPYIRLSYAASEQNLSEATRRIANACKELS; encoded by the coding sequence ATGGCTTCGCCAGCAACTGGCTTCCGGTCCGCCCGCCGCATCAGTGCCATCGGCGTCTCCGAAATTCTCAAGATCGGCGCCATCGCCAACCGGCTGAAACGCGAGGGACGCCCGGTGATCCTGCTCGGCGCCGGCGAGCCTGACTTCGACACACCCGACCACGTGAAGGCCGCTGCGGAACAAGCCATCCGCGCCGGCCAGACCAAATACACCATCCTCGACGGCTCCCCCGAGCTGAAGACGGCGATCGCCGAGAAATTCCGCCGCGACAACGGTCTCGATTACGCGGCCAACGAAATCACCGCCGGCACCGGTGCGAAACAAGTGATCCACAACGCTTTCATGGCGACACTCGATCCCGGTGACGAGGTCATCCTCGCCGCACCGTACTGGACCAGCTATGCCGACATGGTGCTGATCGCCGATGGCACGCCGGTGAACGTGACATGCACGGAGGCCAACGGTTTCCGGCTGGACGCCGCGGACTTTGAGCGCGCGATCACCCCGCGCACGCGCTGGCTGCTGCTGAACTCGCCATCCAATCCCACGGGATCGGCCTATTCGGAAGCGCATCTGCGGCCCATTCTCGAGGTGCTGAAGCGCCATCCCCATGTCTGGCTGATCGCCGACGACATCTATGAGCACCTGATCTACGACGACATGCCGTTCGTCACCGCCGCCCAGCTCGAGCCCAGCCTCAAGAGTCGCACCCTCACCGTCAACGGCGTCTCCAAGGCCTACGCCATGACCGGCTGGCGTGTCGGTTATGGCGGCGGGCCGCGCGAGCTAATCTCTGCGATGGCGGTGGTGCAGAGCCAGAGCACCACCAACCCCTCCTCGATCAGCCAGGCGGCCGCGATCGCCGCCTTGAGCGGGCCGCAGGATGGCCTGATCGAACGGCGCCGCGCCTTCCAGCGCCGGCGAGACCTGGTGGTCGACGCGCTGAACGCTATCGACGGCATTGTCTGCCGCCGGCCCGAGGGCGCGTTCTACACCTATGCAAGCTGCGCCGGGCTGCTCGGCCGAAAAACCCCTGACGGCACGATCATCAACAGCGACAGCGACTTCTGCCGCTATCTGCTGGAGCGGCACGACGTCGCCGTGGTGCCCGGCAGCTGCTTCGGCCTTGCACCTTATATCCGCCTGTCCTACGCCGCTTCCGAACAAAACTTGAGCGAAGCCACCCGACGCATCGCCAACGCCTGCAAGGAGCTGTCATGA
- the flgE gene encoding flagellar hook protein FlgE gives MSLSGALSSAISALSSQSQSLAMISDNIANTDTTGYKTTSAMFASMVTGSSSAQQYSSGGVTVSGRANISQQGLLATTTNATDVAIQGNGFFPVTTATTGGTTLYTRNGAFTIDKDGYLQNNGYYLMGWRTDSSGNVTGGASAGNLVPIDTTVAATSGSATTTTTIAANLPADAVIGSTTTPTTTYSSSMTVYDSLGTASSIQVTWEKTASNTWTATLGDPTLSSDSTTSTGSISSGSPITITFNSDGSLATPTTSPTFDVAWTDGAGSSTITLNLGTAGGTDGLTQYASGETTPTVNTTSISSDGLPYGKLSSVSVGKDGAVNATYSNGQTIAIYKIPVATFNDPNGLEAKSNGMYAATASSGNVSLQTSGQNGAGTIYGSELESSTTDTNGQFSNMISAQQAYSAASQVITTVNKMFDTLISAMR, from the coding sequence ATGAGTCTCAGCGGTGCACTTTCCTCGGCGATTTCGGCGCTCAGCTCCCAGAGCCAGTCGCTTGCGATGATCAGCGACAACATCGCCAATACCGATACCACCGGCTACAAGACCACGTCGGCGATGTTTGCCTCCATGGTGACGGGGTCGTCGAGCGCGCAGCAGTACTCGTCGGGCGGCGTCACGGTGTCCGGTCGCGCCAACATCAGCCAGCAGGGCCTGCTCGCGACCACCACCAACGCCACCGACGTGGCGATCCAGGGTAACGGCTTTTTCCCGGTGACCACCGCGACCACCGGCGGCACCACGCTGTACACCCGCAACGGCGCCTTCACCATCGACAAGGATGGCTATCTCCAGAACAACGGCTACTATCTGATGGGCTGGCGCACCGACTCGTCGGGCAATGTGACCGGTGGTGCGTCCGCCGGCAATCTGGTGCCGATCGACACCACCGTCGCGGCCACCAGCGGCAGCGCGACCACCACCACCACGATCGCGGCGAACCTGCCGGCCGACGCTGTCATCGGCAGCACCACCACGCCCACCACCACCTACTCCAGTTCGATGACGGTGTACGACTCGCTCGGAACCGCCAGCTCGATCCAGGTCACCTGGGAGAAGACAGCGTCCAACACATGGACGGCGACGCTGGGGGATCCGACGCTGTCGAGCGACAGCACGACGTCCACCGGATCGATCTCGAGCGGCAGCCCGATCACCATCACTTTCAATTCCGATGGCTCGTTGGCCACTCCGACGACCTCGCCGACGTTCGACGTCGCCTGGACCGATGGAGCTGGCAGCAGCACGATTACATTGAATCTCGGCACGGCAGGTGGAACTGACGGACTGACGCAATATGCGTCGGGCGAGACCACCCCGACGGTCAACACCACCAGCATCTCCTCCGACGGCCTGCCTTACGGCAAGCTCAGCAGCGTCTCCGTCGGCAAGGATGGGGCCGTCAACGCCACCTATTCCAACGGCCAGACCATCGCGATCTACAAGATTCCGGTCGCGACCTTCAACGATCCCAACGGACTGGAGGCCAAGAGCAACGGCATGTACGCGGCCACCGCATCGTCCGGCAACGTGTCACTGCAGACCTCGGGCCAGAACGGCGCCGGCACCATCTACGGCAGCGAACTGGAATCCAGCACCACCGACACGAATGGCCAGTTCAGCAACATGATCTCTGCGCAGCAGGCGTATTCGGCGGCGTCCCAGGTCATCACCACCGTCAACAAGATGTTCGATACGCTGATTTCGGCCATGAGGTAG